A part of Capsicum annuum cultivar UCD-10X-F1 chromosome 6, UCD10Xv1.1, whole genome shotgun sequence genomic DNA contains:
- the LOC107855130 gene encoding uncharacterized protein At2g39910 isoform X1 produces the protein MLLSFQVVRFGSISISSEKGRMSKSLNEELLLLSKPIRESLSKAPYTPPEGSNVSIKSMLLSLISDSQPEIRDFSLCCAALASASESTYNQHFWVSNSLSLAAASAFKDLSKAYATTAAGNSNLIKFGELEIEFKSLPNDKMLAIHLMPQLLPLLKDTIKQSAIDKSIDGHEITSASAGVPVAYAIIAAYQFRWLISQVDYPHLGKVCSLVIPCALTALDHWSSEVKGQGMASLIHLAKNVNAAEIGWYEDVILDACCQNIVSDDEIWERAVQLSVLMVTFTQKSNPRSIWYEKLLNEMLSHLERQPRNKERRIAWLQHIEPLFNRLGLILLVHFRRLFPLFFKWMHTDDDGTVLLVLERIKTVVKLTWIRNSPHIERLVDELVSLYKEAALKVAREEIRKLVLQIMILIQQSKGSQFKAAWDKHKDDPDLAIFHHSFSEQQPAMVAQLGSLDITDKVAVI, from the exons ATGCTTCTCTCTTTTCAG GTTGTCAGGTTTGGAAGCATTAGCATTAGCAGCGAGAAGGGAAGGATGTCGAAGTCTCTCAATGAGGAGTTGCTTCT ATTATCAAAGCCAATAAGGGAATCACTTTCCAAGGCACCGTATACTCCTCCAGAGGGTTCCAATGTCTCCATCAAATCCATGTTACTGTCTCTTATTTCCGACTCTCAACCCGAAATAAGGGATTTTAGCTTATGTTGTGCTGCATTGGCATCCGCCTCCGAATCAACCTATAATCAACACTTTTGGGTTTCCAATTCGCTATCTCTTGCTGCTGCCTCCGCCTTCAAAGACCTATCTAAAGCTTATGCTACCACGGCTGCTGGAAATTCTAACTTGATCAAATTTGGCGAGCTGGAGATCGAATTTAAGTCTCTCCCAAATGACAAAATGTTGGCCATACACTTAATGCCTCAACTCTTGCCTTTGCTAAAAGACACGATTAAGCAGAGTGCCATTGATAAGTCAATTGATGGTCATGAGATAACATCTGCAAGTGCTGGGGTTCCTGTAGCATACGCCATTATTGCTGCTTATCAGTTTAGATGGCTCATTTCTCAG GTGGATTATCCTCACCTTGGAAAAGTGTGCTCTTTGGTGATTCCATGTGCCCTAACAGCTCTTGATCACTGGTCGTCTGAAGTAAAG GGGCAGGGCATGGCAAGCTTAATACATCTGGCAAAAAATGTCAATGCTGCTGAGATTGGTTGGTATGAAGATGTAATTCTTGATGCTTGCTGCCAAAATATTGTTTCCGACGATGAGATATGGGAGCGTGCGGTTCAATTGTCTGTACTTATGGTGACCTTCACCCAGAAAAGTAATCCTCGAAGCATATG GTATGAAAAATTGTTGAATGAGATGTTGAGTCACTTGGAAAGGCAACCAAGAAACAAGGAGCGACGTATTGCATGGCTACAGCATATTGAGCCACTGTTTAATCGTCTTGGTCTTATACTGTTAGTTCATTTCAGGCGACTTTTCCCCCTTTTCTTCAAGTGGATGCATACAGATGATGACGGAACTGTTCTACTG GTTCTTGAACGGATCAAGACAGTTGTAAAGTTGACATGGATAAGGAATTCGCCACACATTGAAAG GTTGGTGGATGAACTTGTTAGTCTATACAAGGAAGCAGCACTAAAAGTTGCACGTGAAGAAATCAGAAAGCTTGTTCTTcagattatgattttgatccaACA ATCCAAGGGCTCGCAGTTCAAAGCTGCTTGGGACAAGCACAAGGATGATCCTGACTTGGCAATTTTCCATCATTCCTTTAGTGAACAACAGCCTGCAATG GTTGCTCAATTGGGGAGCCTCGACATAACTGATAAAGTTGCTGTCATCTGA
- the LOC107855130 gene encoding uncharacterized protein At2g39910 isoform X2, whose amino-acid sequence MSKSLNEELLLLSKPIRESLSKAPYTPPEGSNVSIKSMLLSLISDSQPEIRDFSLCCAALASASESTYNQHFWVSNSLSLAAASAFKDLSKAYATTAAGNSNLIKFGELEIEFKSLPNDKMLAIHLMPQLLPLLKDTIKQSAIDKSIDGHEITSASAGVPVAYAIIAAYQFRWLISQVDYPHLGKVCSLVIPCALTALDHWSSEVKGQGMASLIHLAKNVNAAEIGWYEDVILDACCQNIVSDDEIWERAVQLSVLMVTFTQKSNPRSIWYEKLLNEMLSHLERQPRNKERRIAWLQHIEPLFNRLGLILLVHFRRLFPLFFKWMHTDDDGTVLLVLERIKTVVKLTWIRNSPHIERLVDELVSLYKEAALKVAREEIRKLVLQIMILIQQSKGSQFKAAWDKHKDDPDLAIFHHSFSEQQPAMVAQLGSLDITDKVAVI is encoded by the exons ATGTCGAAGTCTCTCAATGAGGAGTTGCTTCT ATTATCAAAGCCAATAAGGGAATCACTTTCCAAGGCACCGTATACTCCTCCAGAGGGTTCCAATGTCTCCATCAAATCCATGTTACTGTCTCTTATTTCCGACTCTCAACCCGAAATAAGGGATTTTAGCTTATGTTGTGCTGCATTGGCATCCGCCTCCGAATCAACCTATAATCAACACTTTTGGGTTTCCAATTCGCTATCTCTTGCTGCTGCCTCCGCCTTCAAAGACCTATCTAAAGCTTATGCTACCACGGCTGCTGGAAATTCTAACTTGATCAAATTTGGCGAGCTGGAGATCGAATTTAAGTCTCTCCCAAATGACAAAATGTTGGCCATACACTTAATGCCTCAACTCTTGCCTTTGCTAAAAGACACGATTAAGCAGAGTGCCATTGATAAGTCAATTGATGGTCATGAGATAACATCTGCAAGTGCTGGGGTTCCTGTAGCATACGCCATTATTGCTGCTTATCAGTTTAGATGGCTCATTTCTCAG GTGGATTATCCTCACCTTGGAAAAGTGTGCTCTTTGGTGATTCCATGTGCCCTAACAGCTCTTGATCACTGGTCGTCTGAAGTAAAG GGGCAGGGCATGGCAAGCTTAATACATCTGGCAAAAAATGTCAATGCTGCTGAGATTGGTTGGTATGAAGATGTAATTCTTGATGCTTGCTGCCAAAATATTGTTTCCGACGATGAGATATGGGAGCGTGCGGTTCAATTGTCTGTACTTATGGTGACCTTCACCCAGAAAAGTAATCCTCGAAGCATATG GTATGAAAAATTGTTGAATGAGATGTTGAGTCACTTGGAAAGGCAACCAAGAAACAAGGAGCGACGTATTGCATGGCTACAGCATATTGAGCCACTGTTTAATCGTCTTGGTCTTATACTGTTAGTTCATTTCAGGCGACTTTTCCCCCTTTTCTTCAAGTGGATGCATACAGATGATGACGGAACTGTTCTACTG GTTCTTGAACGGATCAAGACAGTTGTAAAGTTGACATGGATAAGGAATTCGCCACACATTGAAAG GTTGGTGGATGAACTTGTTAGTCTATACAAGGAAGCAGCACTAAAAGTTGCACGTGAAGAAATCAGAAAGCTTGTTCTTcagattatgattttgatccaACA ATCCAAGGGCTCGCAGTTCAAAGCTGCTTGGGACAAGCACAAGGATGATCCTGACTTGGCAATTTTCCATCATTCCTTTAGTGAACAACAGCCTGCAATG GTTGCTCAATTGGGGAGCCTCGACATAACTGATAAAGTTGCTGTCATCTGA